A genomic stretch from Cellulomonas sp. KRMCY2 includes:
- a CDS encoding DUF4193 domain-containing protein, with product MATDYDAPRKTEEDLNEDSLQELQARRSDKNSGVVDEDETEAAEGFELPGADLSGEELSVRVLPRQADEFTCSSCFLVHHRSQLASEKNGQPICSECAA from the coding sequence ATGGCAACCGATTACGACGCCCCCCGCAAGACCGAGGAAGACCTCAACGAGGACTCGCTGCAGGAGCTGCAGGCGCGGCGGTCCGACAAGAACTCGGGGGTAGTGGACGAGGACGAGACCGAAGCCGCAGAGGGCTTCGAGCTGCCCGGAGCCGACCTGTCCGGCGAGGAGCTGTCCGTCCGCGTGCTGCCGCGCCAGGCGGACGAGTTCACCTGCTCGAGCTGCTTCCTCGTGCACCACCGCAGCCAGCTGGCCAGCGAGAAGAACGGTCAGCCGATCTGCTCGGAGTGCGCGGCCTGA
- a CDS encoding DUF3093 domain-containing protein, which produces MSIERVSPPATYRERLWPGLLGWAFVLGFAAFAFIAVLPVDPTVAVVVAAVTAVAGVVIAVRTSALVEVRGGELRAGRAHIPVADLGPARVLDQQGVHDAVGPGSDARAFACLRAWIPQAVEAEVTDPADPTPTWLVSSRRPAVLCAALDAAQHSAQAAHSEQIG; this is translated from the coding sequence ATGAGCATCGAACGCGTGTCGCCGCCGGCCACCTACCGCGAACGGCTGTGGCCGGGACTCCTCGGCTGGGCCTTCGTGCTGGGCTTCGCCGCCTTCGCCTTCATCGCCGTGCTGCCGGTCGACCCGACGGTCGCCGTCGTGGTCGCCGCGGTGACCGCTGTCGCAGGCGTTGTCATCGCGGTGCGGACCAGCGCGCTGGTCGAGGTGCGGGGCGGCGAGCTTCGGGCCGGCCGCGCTCACATCCCGGTCGCGGACCTCGGGCCCGCGCGGGTGCTCGACCAGCAGGGCGTGCACGACGCCGTCGGTCCAGGGTCCGACGCTCGAGCGTTCGCGTGTCTGCGCGCGTGGATCCCCCAGGCCGTGGAGGCGGAGGTCACCGACCCCGCGGACCCGACGCCGACCTGGCTGGTCTCCTCACGCCGACCGGCAGTGCTCTGCGCGGCGCTGGACGCCGCGCAGCACAGCGCTCAGGCCGCGCACTCCGAGCAGATCGGCTGA
- the dut gene encoding dUTP diphosphatase — protein sequence MLDDQLPVPRYAHPGDAGADLVTSIDVDLPPLGRATVPTGVSIALPDGYAAFVHPRSGLASRHGVTIVNAPGTVDAGYRGEIQVTLLNTDPEQPVHLRRGDRIAQLVVQKVERARFVRAERLPGSHRGDGGFGSSGGWASAPAPRD from the coding sequence ATGCTCGACGACCAGCTCCCGGTACCGCGGTACGCGCACCCGGGGGATGCCGGTGCGGACCTCGTCACGAGTATCGACGTCGACCTTCCGCCGCTGGGCCGGGCGACGGTCCCCACTGGTGTGAGCATCGCCCTGCCGGACGGCTACGCGGCGTTCGTGCACCCCCGGTCAGGGCTTGCGAGCAGGCACGGGGTCACGATCGTCAACGCCCCCGGCACTGTCGACGCCGGCTACCGCGGCGAGATCCAGGTCACGCTCCTGAACACGGACCCCGAGCAGCCCGTCCACCTGCGTCGTGGCGACCGGATCGCTCAGCTCGTCGTCCAGAAGGTCGAGCGTGCGCGCTTCGTGCGGGCCGAACGGCTGCCCGGGTCGCACCGGGGTGACGGCGGCTTCGGGTCGAGCGGCGGGTGGGCATCGGCGCCGGCACCCCGCGACTAG
- a CDS encoding DUF3710 domain-containing protein codes for MGVFRRGKRSTEDVEAVDPGTAPTADDVEDSGTAGDSSGTARAADDGGATASLPSRGPWDVSEVSEPGRRVDLGALWLPGRDGMELRMEIEKSSKIVSAAAVSLHGSALQIQVFAAPRTEGIWDEIRAEIAESVTKQGGSVDDLPGPFGRELLARLPVRTAEGRTGHRPARFIGHDGPRWFLRGVLTGRAAIDPQAATELEDLFADVVVVRGGEPRAPRDLLPLTIPGKQVPADAVATDSGVRAYDPLTRGPEITEVH; via the coding sequence GTGGGTGTGTTCCGGCGAGGCAAGCGATCGACCGAGGATGTCGAGGCTGTCGATCCAGGCACGGCACCGACAGCCGACGACGTCGAGGATTCGGGCACGGCCGGGGACAGCTCCGGCACAGCGCGGGCAGCAGACGACGGTGGCGCGACGGCGAGCCTGCCCAGCCGTGGCCCGTGGGACGTCAGCGAGGTGTCCGAACCAGGCCGGCGGGTGGACCTCGGCGCCCTGTGGTTGCCGGGTCGCGACGGCATGGAGCTGCGGATGGAGATCGAGAAGTCCTCGAAGATCGTCAGCGCTGCTGCGGTGTCGCTGCACGGCTCAGCGCTCCAGATCCAGGTCTTCGCGGCGCCGCGGACCGAGGGCATCTGGGACGAGATCCGGGCCGAGATCGCCGAGTCCGTGACGAAGCAGGGTGGTTCGGTCGACGACCTGCCCGGCCCGTTCGGCCGCGAGCTGCTCGCACGGCTCCCGGTCCGCACCGCGGAGGGCCGCACGGGCCACCGGCCGGCGCGGTTCATCGGCCACGACGGGCCCCGCTGGTTCCTGCGCGGCGTGCTGACCGGTCGCGCGGCGATCGACCCGCAGGCCGCCACGGAGCTCGAGGACCTGTTCGCCGACGTCGTGGTGGTCCGTGGTGGCGAGCCACGCGCTCCGCGGGACCTGCTCCCACTGACGATCCCCGGCAAGCAGGTTCCGGCCGATGCGGTGGCCACCGACTCCGGCGTGCGCGCCTACGACCCGCTGACCCGCGGGCCCGAGATCACCGAGGTGCACTGA
- a CDS encoding OB-fold nucleic acid binding domain-containing protein: protein MRSTLPPESERPATSRLRSVLHELIASRAEIEASEERKETQRSGCTAVGQLVDRRRAEVSGVLRSVTLRPSQNVPALEAELYDGSGSLHVVWLGQRRIAGIEPGRRARLAGLVCVQDGRPTMYNPRYELAPRPGE from the coding sequence ATGCGCTCCACGTTGCCGCCGGAGTCCGAACGTCCGGCCACGTCCCGGTTGCGTTCGGTCCTGCACGAGCTGATCGCCTCACGGGCCGAGATCGAGGCGTCGGAGGAGCGCAAGGAGACCCAGCGCAGCGGCTGCACCGCTGTGGGGCAGCTGGTGGACCGCCGCCGCGCCGAGGTGTCGGGTGTGCTGCGCAGCGTGACGCTGCGACCCAGCCAGAACGTCCCGGCGCTCGAGGCCGAGCTCTACGACGGCAGCGGGAGCCTGCACGTCGTGTGGCTCGGTCAGCGCCGCATCGCCGGGATCGAGCCGGGCCGCCGGGCACGACTGGCCGGCCTGGTGTGCGTCCAGGACGGCCGGCCGACGATGTACAACCCACGCTACGAGCTCGCACCCCGACCCGGTGAGTGA
- a CDS encoding DUF3159 domain-containing protein, producing MSGPDASERGTSGPDASEPGRAQAPDSAEPAAGRPAGPGDAPLRGVRVLAGDEFSFADAIGGVRGLVESTLPGLVFVVVFVLIHELMPALVASAGVAVVAVVVRLVQRTPITQAFSGVLGVGIGVVWASLTGEAENFYAWGLWVNAAWCVGAAASILAGRPAVGVIVSMLRSEPMTWRTDPDAGHLRRRYTWATWLWAALFGARLAVQVPIYLQGSDAVGWLGTAKLVMGLPLFALGLWITWLLLGSRGARAEHQDLHPTPPR from the coding sequence GTGAGCGGGCCTGACGCGAGCGAGCGCGGGACGAGCGGGCCCGACGCGAGCGAGCCGGGCCGTGCGCAGGCGCCGGACAGTGCGGAGCCGGCGGCCGGTCGGCCGGCCGGCCCCGGTGATGCGCCGCTGCGTGGGGTCCGCGTGCTGGCAGGGGACGAGTTCTCCTTCGCCGATGCGATCGGCGGTGTCCGCGGCCTGGTCGAGTCGACCCTGCCCGGGCTGGTCTTCGTCGTCGTCTTCGTCCTGATCCATGAGCTCATGCCCGCCCTGGTCGCGTCGGCCGGGGTCGCCGTCGTGGCGGTGGTCGTCCGGCTGGTGCAGCGCACACCGATCACGCAGGCCTTCTCCGGCGTGCTCGGTGTCGGGATCGGCGTCGTGTGGGCGTCGTTGACCGGCGAGGCCGAGAACTTCTATGCCTGGGGGCTGTGGGTCAACGCCGCGTGGTGCGTCGGTGCCGCCGCCTCGATCCTGGCCGGCCGGCCGGCCGTCGGCGTCATCGTCAGCATGCTCCGGTCCGAGCCGATGACCTGGCGTACCGATCCGGATGCCGGGCACCTGCGTCGGCGCTACACCTGGGCCACCTGGCTGTGGGCTGCCCTGTTCGGCGCGCGTCTGGCGGTCCAGGTGCCGATCTACCTGCAGGGCAGCGACGCCGTGGGCTGGCTGGGGACGGCCAAGCTCGTCATGGGCCTGCCCCTGTTCGCGCTGGGCCTGTGGATCACGTGGCTGCTGCTGGGCTCACGAGGAGCTCGTGCAGAGCATCAAGATCTGCATCCGACCCCGCCACGATGA
- a CDS encoding TrkA family potassium uptake protein, whose protein sequence is MRVVIAGAGSVGRSIANELLAADHEVTLIDKQPSAMRVASVAEADWLLADACELASLRQAKVDECDVIVAATGDDKVNLVVSLLAKTEFGVPRTVARVNNPKNEWMFDEAWGVDVAVSTPRIMTAMVEEAVAVGDLVKIFTFHQSGADILELTLPKDSPLVGVRVGQVVWPQDTVLAAIVRGTRPIPPSPDDTLEVGDELLIVAGSDADLDALHELLVSPAAAT, encoded by the coding sequence ATGCGCGTCGTCATCGCAGGTGCCGGCTCGGTCGGCCGGTCCATCGCGAACGAGCTCCTCGCCGCCGACCACGAGGTGACCCTGATCGACAAGCAGCCGTCCGCCATGCGGGTGGCATCGGTCGCCGAGGCCGACTGGCTGCTCGCCGACGCGTGCGAGCTCGCGTCGTTGCGCCAGGCCAAGGTCGACGAGTGCGACGTCATCGTCGCGGCCACCGGGGACGACAAGGTCAACCTCGTCGTCTCGCTGCTCGCCAAGACGGAGTTCGGCGTCCCCAGGACTGTCGCGCGGGTCAACAACCCGAAGAACGAGTGGATGTTCGACGAGGCGTGGGGTGTCGACGTCGCTGTCTCGACGCCGCGGATCATGACGGCGATGGTCGAGGAGGCCGTGGCCGTCGGTGACCTGGTCAAGATCTTCACGTTCCACCAGTCCGGCGCGGACATCCTGGAGCTGACCCTGCCGAAGGACTCACCCCTGGTCGGCGTGCGCGTCGGGCAGGTCGTGTGGCCTCAGGACACCGTGCTGGCGGCGATCGTCCGCGGCACGCGGCCGATCCCGCCCAGCCCCGACGACACGCTCGAGGTGGGCGACGAGCTGCTCATCGTGGCGGGGTCGGATGCAGATCTTGATGCTCTGCACGAGCTCCTCGTGAGCCCAGCAGCAGCCACGTGA
- a CDS encoding TrkA family potassium uptake protein: protein MGCGRVGATLAQSLESRGHSVAVIDQNPEAFRRLDATFEGKRVTGLGFDRQTLVQAGVEDAYAFAAVSDGDNSNILAARVVRETYGVTNVVARIYDPHRAEIYQRLGIPTVATVRWTADQVLRRMLPMGATDEYRDASGQVLMAQMDVHPGWIGRPLSTVEDVTGARVAFLTRYGDGMLPTGVTVLQENDLLHVLVMATDLAKVERILTRVPPEVE, encoded by the coding sequence ATGGGTTGCGGCCGGGTCGGCGCCACCCTCGCCCAGTCGCTCGAGAGCCGTGGCCACTCGGTCGCGGTGATCGACCAGAACCCCGAGGCCTTCCGACGCCTCGACGCCACGTTCGAGGGCAAGCGGGTCACCGGCCTCGGGTTCGACCGCCAGACCCTCGTGCAGGCCGGCGTCGAGGACGCCTACGCCTTCGCGGCCGTCTCGGACGGCGACAACTCCAACATCCTGGCCGCGCGCGTGGTGCGCGAGACCTACGGGGTCACGAACGTCGTCGCGCGGATCTACGACCCGCACCGCGCGGAGATCTACCAGCGGCTCGGCATCCCGACGGTCGCGACCGTCCGGTGGACCGCCGACCAGGTCCTGCGCCGGATGCTGCCGATGGGGGCGACCGACGAGTACCGCGACGCCTCCGGCCAGGTCCTGATGGCACAGATGGACGTCCACCCGGGGTGGATCGGCAGGCCGCTCAGCACCGTCGAGGACGTCACCGGCGCGCGGGTGGCCTTCCTGACCCGGTACGGCGACGGGATGCTCCCGACCGGCGTCACGGTGCTGCAGGAGAACGACCTCCTGCACGTGCTCGTGATGGCGACCGACCTGGCCAAGGTCGAGCGCATCCTGACCCGTGTGCCACCGGAGGTGGAGTGA
- a CDS encoding APC family permease, whose translation MSDVVHAAKRLLLGRPVRSDRLGHTLLPKRIALPVFASDALSSVAYAPDEILLTLAIAGLGATVISPWVGLAVVVVLVVVVASYRQNVHAYPSGGGDYEVATVNLGPKAGLSVASALLVDYVLTVAVSISSGAQYASSAIPALRGHEAEFAIGLVLILALANLRGVKESGTAFAIPTYLFMFALGSLAVVGAIRALTGTLPMAETAALEVLPEAGFEQGLVGLAGAFLVLRAFASGSAALTGVEAISNGVPAFRKPKSKNAATTLLLLGTLSTTFIMSILLLARATHVHYVEFPASQLLRDGVPVGEDYVQNPVIVQLARTVFAGITPVIVLIAVVTGVILVLAANTAFNGFPVLGSILARDGYLPRQLHTRGDRLAYSNGIVALAGGAIVLIWAFDAQVTRLIQLYIVGVFVSFTLSQLGMVKHWNLLLRTEPDGRGRDRMKRARIVNAVGLGLTGTVLIVVLITKFTRGAWIAVLAMGVVFLVMRGIRAHYDAVRDELALGPEPATARALPSRVHAIVLISRLHKPAMRAIAYARASRPSVLEAVTVSVDPEDVVELRKQWEALDMPVALKVLDSPFREITRPVVGYVKSIRRESPRDLVVVYVPEYVVGHWWEHLLHNQSALRLKSRLLFTPGVVVASVPWQLESSIARSNPQAWSAP comes from the coding sequence GTGTCAGACGTCGTGCACGCCGCCAAGCGCCTGCTGCTGGGCCGTCCGGTCCGCAGCGACCGGCTCGGCCACACCCTCCTGCCGAAGCGGATCGCCCTGCCGGTCTTCGCCTCGGACGCACTCTCGTCCGTCGCGTACGCCCCGGACGAGATCTTGCTCACCCTGGCCATCGCAGGCCTCGGAGCCACTGTCATCTCGCCGTGGGTGGGGCTCGCCGTCGTGGTCGTGCTGGTCGTGGTTGTCGCGTCCTACCGGCAGAACGTGCACGCCTACCCGTCCGGTGGTGGCGACTACGAGGTCGCGACCGTCAACCTCGGGCCCAAGGCCGGTCTCTCGGTGGCGAGCGCCCTGCTGGTCGACTACGTGCTGACGGTCGCGGTGTCGATCTCCTCCGGTGCGCAGTACGCCTCCTCGGCGATCCCGGCACTGCGCGGGCACGAGGCCGAGTTCGCCATCGGGCTGGTGCTGATCCTTGCGCTGGCCAACCTGCGGGGGGTCAAGGAGTCCGGCACGGCGTTCGCGATCCCGACGTACCTGTTCATGTTCGCCCTGGGCAGCCTGGCCGTGGTCGGTGCGATCCGCGCGTTGACCGGGACGCTGCCGATGGCCGAGACCGCCGCCCTCGAGGTGCTGCCGGAGGCGGGCTTCGAGCAGGGCCTGGTGGGCCTGGCCGGTGCCTTCCTCGTGCTGCGCGCCTTCGCCTCGGGCAGCGCGGCGCTGACCGGTGTCGAGGCGATCAGCAACGGTGTGCCGGCCTTCCGCAAGCCCAAGAGCAAGAACGCCGCGACGACCCTGCTGCTGCTCGGCACGCTGTCGACGACCTTCATCATGTCGATCCTGCTGCTGGCGCGGGCGACCCACGTGCACTACGTCGAGTTCCCGGCGTCGCAGCTGCTCCGGGACGGCGTACCCGTGGGGGAGGACTACGTCCAGAACCCGGTGATCGTCCAGCTGGCCCGGACGGTGTTCGCCGGTATCACCCCGGTGATCGTCCTGATCGCCGTCGTGACCGGCGTGATCCTGGTGCTCGCCGCCAACACGGCGTTCAACGGGTTCCCCGTGCTCGGCTCGATCCTCGCCCGGGACGGCTACCTGCCGCGTCAGCTGCACACCCGCGGTGACCGGCTGGCCTACTCGAACGGCATCGTCGCGCTCGCCGGCGGTGCGATCGTGCTGATCTGGGCCTTCGACGCGCAGGTGACCCGGCTGATCCAGCTGTACATCGTCGGCGTCTTCGTGTCCTTCACGCTCAGCCAGCTCGGCATGGTCAAGCACTGGAACCTCCTGCTGCGCACCGAGCCGGACGGGCGCGGACGGGATCGGATGAAGCGGGCCCGGATCGTCAACGCGGTCGGCCTCGGGCTGACCGGCACCGTCCTGATCGTCGTCCTGATCACCAAGTTCACCAGGGGCGCCTGGATCGCGGTCCTGGCCATGGGCGTGGTCTTCCTCGTGATGCGGGGCATCCGCGCGCACTACGACGCCGTGCGCGACGAGCTCGCCCTCGGCCCCGAGCCGGCGACGGCTCGCGCGCTGCCCAGCCGGGTCCACGCCATCGTGCTCATCTCGCGCCTGCACAAGCCGGCGATGCGTGCGATCGCCTACGCCCGGGCGTCCCGGCCCTCGGTGCTCGAGGCGGTCACGGTGAGCGTCGACCCGGAGGACGTCGTCGAGCTGCGCAAGCAGTGGGAGGCGCTGGACATGCCGGTCGCGCTCAAGGTGCTCGACTCGCCGTTCCGCGAGATCACCCGGCCGGTGGTCGGGTACGTCAAGTCGATCCGCCGGGAGAGCCCGCGCGACCTGGTCGTCGTGTACGTGCCGGAGTACGTCGTCGGGCACTGGTGGGAGCACCTGCTGCACAACCAGAGCGCGCTGCGGCTCAAGAGCAGGCTGCTGTTCACCCCTGGTGTCGTGGTCGCATCCGTGCCGTGGCAGCTCGAGTCCTCGATCGCGCGCAGCAACCCGCAGGCGTGGTCTGCGCCGTGA
- a CDS encoding class I SAM-dependent RNA methyltransferase: MISLEIGPVAHGGHCVARHEGRVVFVRHTLPGERVLARLTDAGDAANFWRAEAVEVLEASPDRVPSVWPEAGPGGVGGGELAHVALPAQRAWKAAVVAEQLARLARLDRAVDVEPAPGETDGLGWRTRIELVADAEGRAGMHRRRSHDVVPLTSMPLAVEGIGALDLFTRRWAPGARLTAVGPVGGDRPLLLVDGLPWTEKGPDSGPNARIAVREAAEVDGRRHTWRVAADGFWQVHRAAPTVLAQAVVDAVGPRTGATVVDLYSGAGLLTVPLAEVVGTGGRVVAVEGDARAIRDARRNVHAHPQVELHLGAVRQVLAGGVAGRADVVVLDPPRVGAGRGVVEQIAALAPERVVYVACDPAALARDLAYLAGHGYALTGLRAFDLFPMTHHVECVAVVDRS; this comes from the coding sequence TTGATCTCGCTCGAGATCGGGCCGGTCGCCCATGGTGGACACTGCGTCGCCCGGCACGAGGGGCGGGTCGTCTTCGTGCGGCACACGCTCCCCGGTGAGCGTGTCCTGGCCCGTCTGACCGACGCGGGGGACGCCGCGAACTTCTGGCGTGCCGAGGCCGTCGAGGTGCTCGAGGCGAGCCCCGACCGGGTCCCGTCCGTCTGGCCGGAGGCCGGTCCCGGTGGCGTCGGTGGCGGGGAGCTCGCGCACGTCGCCCTGCCGGCTCAGCGAGCGTGGAAGGCCGCCGTCGTGGCCGAGCAGCTCGCACGACTCGCCCGCCTGGACCGTGCGGTGGACGTCGAGCCGGCACCGGGGGAGACGGACGGCCTCGGCTGGCGCACCCGGATCGAGCTCGTGGCCGACGCCGAGGGCCGCGCGGGCATGCACCGCCGGCGTTCGCACGACGTCGTCCCGCTCACCAGCATGCCGCTCGCCGTCGAGGGCATCGGGGCCCTGGACCTGTTCACGCGACGCTGGGCACCCGGGGCTCGCCTGACGGCTGTCGGGCCGGTCGGTGGGGATCGTCCGCTCCTGCTCGTCGACGGCCTGCCGTGGACGGAGAAGGGACCGGACAGCGGGCCCAACGCCAGGATCGCGGTCCGCGAGGCGGCAGAGGTCGATGGCCGTCGGCACACCTGGCGGGTCGCTGCCGACGGCTTCTGGCAGGTGCACCGCGCGGCGCCCACCGTGCTCGCCCAGGCTGTGGTCGACGCTGTCGGGCCGCGGACCGGTGCCACGGTCGTCGACCTGTACTCCGGTGCCGGGTTGCTCACGGTGCCGCTCGCGGAGGTGGTGGGCACCGGCGGCCGGGTGGTCGCCGTGGAGGGCGACGCCCGGGCGATCAGGGACGCCCGCCGCAACGTTCACGCCCACCCGCAGGTCGAGCTGCATCTCGGCGCGGTACGTCAGGTCCTGGCGGGCGGTGTGGCCGGCCGGGCCGACGTCGTGGTGCTCGACCCGCCGCGGGTCGGTGCCGGTCGCGGCGTCGTCGAGCAGATCGCCGCCCTGGCACCCGAGCGAGTCGTGTACGTGGCCTGCGACCCGGCTGCGCTCGCGCGCGACCTGGCCTACCTGGCCGGACACGGCTACGCCCTGACCGGGCTGCGGGCGTTCGACCTCTTCCCGATGACGCACCACGTCGAGTGCGTGGCGGTCGTCGACCGGTCCTGA
- a CDS encoding aconitate hydratase, whose product MSSVDTFGSKGVLEVGTASYEIYRLAAVPGLEHLPYSLKVLAENLLRTEDGANITADHVRALAEWDAAAEPSTEIQFTPARVVMQDFTGVPCVVDLATMREAVVQLGGDPDRINPLAPAELVIDHSVQIDVAGRRDAFERNVDLEYERNHERYQFLRWGQTAFDDFKVVPPGTGIVHQVNIEYLARVVMTRQAPGASLLRAYPDTCVGTDSHTTMVNGLGVLGWGVGGIEAEAAMLGQPVSMLIPRVVGFRLKGAIPAGVTATDVVLTITQQLREHGVVGKFVEFYGDGVAQVPLANRATIGNMSPEFGSTAAIFPIDQVTMDYLHLTGRSDDQIALVEAYARAQGLWHDPSSVSYVEPVYSEYLELDLSTVVPSIAGPKRPQDRIELTAAKESFAASILDYVDDVTSVPSTGHDERVEETFPASDPIAAGEHADSSYAPTHVVHGDVAHRPHKRVPVTLADGTRTELDHGAVVIASITSCTNTSNPSVMLAAGLLARNAVAKGLTAKPWVKTSMAPGSKVVTDYYEKAGLWPDLEKLGYHLVGYGCTTCIGNSGPLPDEVSAVVNEHDLSVVSVLSGNRNFEGRINPDVKMNYLASPPLVIAYALAGTMDFDFEAEPLGTTEAGEQVFLRDIWPDPAEVQATVDSAIDRGMFTKDYADVFAGDERWRSLSTPQGSTFAWDEDSTYVRRPPYFDGMRAEPDPVADITGARVLAALGDSVTTDHISPAGSIKADSPAGAYLAEHGIERRDFNSYGSRRGNHEVMIRGTFANIRLRNKLVPGVEGGFTVNHLDGVLSTIYDAAQAYAAAGVPLVILGGKEYGSGSSRDWAAKGTALLGVRAVITESFERIHRSNLIGMGVLPLQFPVGQSADSLGLDGTETFDISGVTVLNDGTTPRTVAVRATGTDGSVVEFDAVVRIDTPGEAEYYRNGGILQYVLRSLVTT is encoded by the coding sequence GTGAGCAGCGTCGACACGTTCGGGTCGAAGGGCGTCCTCGAGGTCGGGACGGCCTCCTACGAGATCTACCGGCTCGCCGCCGTGCCGGGTCTCGAGCACCTGCCGTACAGCCTCAAGGTGCTGGCCGAGAACCTGCTGCGCACCGAGGACGGCGCCAACATCACCGCCGACCATGTGCGTGCCCTGGCCGAGTGGGACGCAGCCGCAGAGCCGAGCACCGAGATCCAGTTCACCCCGGCGCGCGTCGTGATGCAGGACTTCACCGGGGTGCCGTGCGTCGTCGACCTCGCCACCATGCGGGAGGCCGTCGTGCAGCTCGGCGGGGACCCCGACCGGATCAACCCGCTCGCCCCGGCCGAGCTCGTCATCGACCACTCGGTCCAGATCGACGTCGCCGGCCGACGCGACGCGTTCGAGCGCAACGTCGACCTCGAGTACGAGCGCAACCACGAGCGCTACCAGTTCCTGCGGTGGGGTCAGACGGCGTTCGACGACTTCAAGGTCGTCCCGCCCGGCACCGGCATCGTGCACCAGGTCAACATCGAGTACCTCGCACGGGTCGTGATGACGCGCCAGGCGCCGGGCGCGAGCCTGCTCCGGGCGTACCCCGACACCTGTGTCGGCACCGACTCGCACACCACGATGGTCAACGGGCTCGGCGTGCTCGGCTGGGGCGTCGGCGGCATCGAGGCCGAGGCCGCGATGCTCGGTCAACCGGTCTCGATGCTCATCCCGCGCGTCGTCGGGTTCCGGCTCAAGGGCGCGATCCCGGCCGGGGTCACCGCGACCGACGTCGTCCTGACGATCACCCAGCAGCTGCGGGAGCACGGGGTCGTCGGCAAGTTCGTCGAGTTCTACGGCGACGGCGTCGCCCAGGTGCCGCTGGCGAACCGGGCGACGATCGGCAACATGAGCCCCGAGTTCGGCTCGACCGCGGCGATCTTCCCGATCGACCAGGTGACGATGGACTACCTGCACCTGACCGGGCGCTCGGACGACCAGATCGCGCTGGTCGAGGCCTACGCCAGGGCGCAGGGCCTGTGGCACGACCCGTCGTCGGTGTCCTACGTCGAGCCGGTGTACTCCGAGTACCTCGAGCTGGACCTGTCCACGGTGGTCCCGTCGATCGCCGGGCCGAAGCGGCCGCAGGACAGGATCGAGCTCACAGCGGCGAAGGAGTCGTTCGCGGCGTCGATCCTCGACTACGTCGACGACGTCACGTCGGTGCCCTCCACGGGCCACGACGAGCGGGTCGAGGAGACCTTCCCCGCCTCCGACCCGATCGCCGCGGGTGAGCACGCCGACAGCTCGTACGCGCCGACGCACGTCGTGCACGGAGATGTCGCCCACCGCCCGCACAAGCGTGTTCCGGTGACCCTCGCCGACGGGACACGGACCGAGCTCGACCACGGGGCCGTCGTCATCGCGTCGATCACCTCGTGCACGAACACGTCCAACCCGTCGGTCATGCTGGCCGCCGGTCTGCTGGCCAGGAACGCCGTGGCGAAGGGGCTCACAGCCAAGCCGTGGGTCAAGACCTCGATGGCGCCGGGCTCGAAGGTCGTCACCGACTACTACGAGAAGGCCGGCCTGTGGCCGGACCTCGAGAAGCTCGGGTACCACCTCGTCGGCTACGGCTGCACGACCTGTATCGGCAACTCCGGTCCGCTGCCGGACGAGGTGTCGGCAGTGGTCAACGAGCACGACCTGTCCGTGGTGTCGGTGCTCTCGGGCAACCGCAACTTCGAGGGTCGCATCAACCCCGACGTCAAGATGAACTACCTCGCGTCGCCGCCCCTGGTCATCGCCTACGCGCTGGCCGGCACGATGGACTTCGACTTCGAGGCCGAGCCGCTCGGCACGACCGAGGCAGGCGAGCAGGTGTTCCTGCGCGACATCTGGCCGGATCCGGCCGAGGTGCAGGCGACGGTGGACTCGGCGATCGACCGGGGCATGTTCACCAAGGACTACGCCGACGTCTTCGCCGGCGACGAGCGCTGGCGCTCGCTGTCCACACCCCAGGGCAGCACGTTCGCCTGGGACGAGGACTCGACGTACGTCCGCCGGCCGCCGTACTTCGACGGCATGCGCGCCGAGCCCGACCCGGTCGCCGACATCACCGGGGCCCGGGTGCTCGCCGCGCTCGGCGACTCCGTCACGACCGACCACATCAGCCCGGCCGGGTCCATCAAGGCCGACAGCCCCGCCGGTGCGTACCTTGCCGAGCACGGCATCGAGCGGCGCGACTTCAACTCCTACGGGTCACGCCGAGGCAACCACGAGGTGATGATCCGCGGCACCTTCGCGAACATCCGGCTGCGCAACAAGCTCGTGCCCGGGGTCGAGGGCGGATTCACCGTCAACCACCTCGACGGCGTCCTGAGCACCATCTACGACGCAGCACAGGCCTACGCTGCGGCCGGCGTGCCGCTGGTGATCCTCGGCGGCAAGGAGTACGGCTCAGGCTCGTCGAGGGACTGGGCGGCCAAGGGCACGGCGCTGCTCGGGGTCCGGGCGGTCATCACGGAGAGCTTCGAGCGCATCCACCGGTCCAACCTGATCGGGATGGGCGTGCTGCCGCTGCAGTTCCCGGTCGGGCAGTCCGCGGACTCCCTCGGCCTGGACGGCACGGAGACCTTCGACATCTCCGGCGTCACGGTGCTGAACGACGGCACGACGCCGCGCACGGTCGCGGTGCGCGCCACCGGCACCGACGGGTCGGTCGTCGAGTTCGACGCCGTCGTGCGCATCGACACACCCGGCGAGGCGGAGTACTACCGCAACGGCGGGATCCTGCAGTACGTGCTCCGCTCCCTCGTCACCACCTGA